The Panthera uncia isolate 11264 chromosome C1 unlocalized genomic scaffold, Puncia_PCG_1.0 HiC_scaffold_3, whole genome shotgun sequence genomic sequence aaagaaaaaacataaaaagaaacagctAGTTCAAAGCTCAAATTCCTATTTTATGGATGTAAAATGCCCAGGTTGCTACAAGATTACCATGGTTTTAAGCCATGCTCAGATGGTGGTTCTTTGTGTAGGCTGTTCAACAGTGTTGTGCCAACCAATGGAAGGAAAGGCCAGACTCACAGAAGGGTGTTCATTTAGAAGAAAGCAACACTAATGATCACACAACCTCTTGAATTTGTGTTATATTGCAGAAAGCCTTATCAGTTCAATAACTCCAGTTAATCTACCAAGATAATGTAATTACGTTTAATTTTGTAAGGTATACAATAGTCATCTCCTATTTTGGTGTCAgtttttcaataaagttttaattatggggaaaaaaaaaaccaacctctCAGAACTGCATGGACTTAGTTCACTGATGGTCCTTTACAGTTAGCTTCTCTCTGGCTAGAAGACAGTGCACCTGACTTCCAACCTGAAAGGCTTTGTCCCTTAGCAAGTGCAGAAGGAATGTTCAGCACAATGGAAAGAGCCTCATGCAGTATGGATGGCTCTCTAGTCCTCTTCGGTGAAAGAGTCCTActatatttcattgatttatgggCTGTGCTAACAGCCTGGCTATTTGTTCAGGCCACTGGCAAGCCTCAAACTAGTATATAAAATAAGCCCCATTGTAGAAACAAAACATTTGGATAAAGATCAATTTGCTCTTAATATGCTTTTTGTTACCCAAATAGATGTTCACCAGAGCACCTCCTAACCCGACAAGGAGAAACATAAACCAAGCATGGGCAAACCATGCTTGTCAACTAAACACAGGAACTAAAATGTCCTTTACCTCAGAACAAGCAGATGTTGTGGATTCTGGATCCATGAGAGGGTGGCCCATGGGAATTCACACTAGACTAAGACTACACACATGGACTGTCTTCAGAAGACTTTGAAACTGCATAGAAAAGCTGTCCTGACTGCCATATCACAGACAAGGCAAAAAACCCTGCCCAGAGACACATTCCTGAGCCAATGGGTCAGATGTTGCAGGTAAATCATATTGAACCTCTCATCTCATCCAGAGGGTTTTGCTGGATCCTGACTGCAGTTGATACTCTCTGGATTTGGCCTAGACATTCCCATGTATTCCATTGACTCAAGCCACACTATCCAGGACCTACAAGCCcacatttatttcttcctcaggTTTCCTGAGCACACTGAATCTAATAACAGCCCAAAGCCACATATCATGTGGCATATAATGGAGCTTCCATGCCCCCATATCATCTCCAAGTGACAGGGCTGATTGAGCATTTTAATGGACAATTAAAGGACAGGCTTAAGCAGCTGGTAGGAGGGGGTAAGATAACCCCAGGCTGTACTATGGTgaggggtgagcaggggagaagtcTGGGCCTCAGGGCAGCAATATCCTAAAAGGGCACTTGTTATTTGCACCATATGTTTGATCAGACTGTTTAGCCCTTTCCTCTAATTTTACACTTTTGGTCTCTGTGAGGAACAGTGCAAGGTCCTTCTATTCCCTTCAACCCCTTTCTGAAGACTCACATAGATGGGAATTTGgttagtttcagttatacaagaaATTAAACAAGGAGTGGGAGTCAGTAGCCCCTTCTTCATTTACCCTCCAGGGTACAAAGCATGGGTCTTTGTCTACAAGGTCTTTGAAGAGAATCGCCATTAACCTATCATTTTTAACCCAACATTTTCCTTAAGTTGGCCCTGCCACTTTGCCCCCAGTAGCCCCATGGGATGAGTATTGTATATAGAATAGAAATTTTTGTTGAGTCACAAGAGGATCCAAACCAGAAGATTTGGGATTCATTTGGGGGATGGGTAAATGGTGTCATCTTTGCTCATGGTACAGAACAGACTGCCTCCTTCATAGTCAGTGAGAAGTCCCTCCAACTGATAGGATGTGAGCCCCTTTGGACCTATGAGCTTGGTTATGCAGAAGGGAGAGATGAAAATCTAACCTCTCTCCTCTGCCACAGAGTAGCTTGTGTGACTTCCACATCACCAAACTTATTGCCACGCTCATCCCAGGAAGTTTTCCCTGCCCTACATTTGACAAATTGCTGGATGTGTCACCCACCACCTGACCACAtagataagcatctgactgctATGCTGCTAAATACTACAAATGGGCATTTCTCTAAATATGGACCTTTCTGTTACGTCAGGTACTCCTACCATATTACTCTGAACCCAAAGTATTGCTGCGATTGAATCTGACACTGAAAGCTCAAAATGCCTCCCTAGGTGTCAACTTGTCAGAAATGGGACATTAGGAACATCTTGGCAAAGAGACCTGGGATCCACCACTGGGACTATTTTTGACCTCAGTAGTGAAGGCCTTCTCCCCTACACTTGCCCCAACTTACACAGAATTTTCAATTCCATTCAAGGACTCTGCCCACTCACAGCACTTTGTGCACCCCTTTGGAATGTTATTTCTTTAGTGAATATCAGGCCTTCATCTGCCTTCCTCCTAGCAATGAAGCATGCATTTCATAATAAGAAACTTATAAATAGTCAAAACAGCCTCCCCCCAACCCAGGCTAGACATATCATACTACACCAACTAGGATGGGAACTCCAAAACCAGGCAGACTCTGGTTACTCAGGAGATTTACCAGGAGGCATTACCAACTCCAGGTGATTATTTCTACTGTCAGAGTCCTTCAATCAGAAAGGGTCAGGTACCACCTGAGGTCATCAACAGCACTACTTCAGCTTTCAAAGCACAACAGATCAGTCTCAGTTCCTTGGCCCAAGTAGTGTTGGATAACTACATAGCCCTTGACTCCTTATAGCCAGCCAAGATGAGATCTGTGCAACTGCTGGCACTTTGTGTTGTACCTGGATCAATGAGACTGGCAGAATAGAACAATCCATCACcagcct encodes the following:
- the LOC125911779 gene encoding 40S ribosomal protein S27-like, with the protein product MTLARDLLHPSLEEEKKKHKKKQLVQSSNSYFMDVKCPGCYKITMVLSHAQMVVLCVGCSTVLCQPMEGKARLTEGCSFRRKQH